A DNA window from Drosophila pseudoobscura strain MV-25-SWS-2005 chromosome 2, UCI_Dpse_MV25, whole genome shotgun sequence contains the following coding sequences:
- the Nha2 gene encoding sodium/hydrogen exchanger 9B1 isoform X1, whose translation MNVSSEFDVFDVVAGDNGPQLQAFRSSNPFEDSYEAPAMPKDDRPQDAANQLPLQLLRRASETVTACILTDLEPEKEHLLGPNKERPQPPPRSHGQSSFKGQQISVPVLPEAKRSRQQQKQQKADNMTQEQGRNGNTAPQDTLSGNSGPPLHTKLDIQKFPEDYNKARTDGNGTGAGGDASAPQNAATIILTPTSLNSTNTTQQNVAGNNGGALPVPVPVPIPGGGVQSEEYKGPKWWRHLVLHWSLISEHVALLVIFLGLWAMAWILLREFSAPQTVIMRIAFLFVGAQLSGILVTFVHLPDMLGMLFFGVLYANLGLANFEGYQGFELFLREMALINIMLLAGLGLDGEAFKRLWLMILRLTLLPTIAEVAAIAVLAYLTLSMPWLWGITLGLVITAISPNVVVTVMLKLKEDRLGLNSGIHTLIYAMTTCNDVVSIFMFGVIISVIFSTTSLTQQVLQGPIGIGIGLVFGYLYGMMLQFLPSRNATYANGLRFVLTILGGTIAVMGSRVIGYTSAGALGCVMTAFIARIGWRREESKLTPHQLQAHQIASVPKRLDLLWKFLKPVSFALIGKEINFNVLQGHVIGYGALLVLVGSLFRLGFAYLSTYGGNLSRKERAYITISGFPKATVQAALGPVALDLARAASVANEAQLALAGNVLIISVLAIIFTAPLGAILMLRLAPHWLKHGDAVEEAATTPTLPEAPANAYKRT comes from the exons ATGAACGTGAGCAGTGAATTTG ATGTATTCGATGTGGTGGCCGGCGACAATGGCCCCCAGCTACAGGCCTTCCGCAGCAGCAACCCGTTCGAGGACTCCTATGAGGCCCCAGCGATGCCGAAAGATGATCGCCCGCAGGATGCTGCCAACCAGTTGCctttgcagctgctgcggcgAGCCAGCGAAACAGTGACCGCCTGCATTCTTACCGATTTGGAGCCCGAAAAGGAGCATCTGCTGGGGCCCAACAAGGAGCGTCCCCAGCCACCGCCACGCAGCCATGGCCAGTCATCGTTCAAGGGGCAGCAAATCTCAGTGCCCGTCCTCCCAGAAG CTAAGCGCAgcagacagcaacaaaagcagcagaaggcTGACAACATGACACAGGAGCAGGGCAGAAACGGCAACACTGCGCCACAGGACACACTGAGTGGCAACTCTGGCCCGCCGTTGCATACGAAATTAGACATACAAAAATTCCCGGAAGACTACAACAAAGCGCGGACGGATGGAAATGGAACGGGGGCAGGAGGCGATGCCTCCGCCCCACAAAACGCTGCAACAATAATTTTAACGCCGACATCATTAAATTCAACAAatacaacacaacaaaatgttgccgGCAACAATGGGGGAGCCCTGCCCGTGCCCGTACCCGTGCCCATTCCCGGCGGAGGAGTCCAGAGCGAGGAGTACAAAGGACCCAAGTG GTGGCGTCACTTGGTGCTGCATTGGTCCTTGATTTCCGAGCATGTCGCCCTGCTGGTCATCTTTCTCGGTCTTTGGGCCATGGCCTGGATACTGCTGAGGGAATTCTCAGCGCCCCAGACAGTCATCATGCGCATAGCCTTCCTGTTTGTGGGCGCCCAGCTATCCGGAATCCTGGTGACCTTTGTCCACTTGCCCGACATGCTGGGCATGCTCTTCTTTGGCGTGCTCTACGCCAATTTGGGGCTGGCGAATTTCGAAGGCTATCAGGGATTCGAGCTGTTTCTGAG GGAAATGGCCCTGATCAATATCATGCTCCTGGCCGGCCTCGGACTGGACGGGGAGGCGTTTAAGCGGCTGTGGCTTATGATTCTCCGCCTGACGCTGCTGCCTACGATTGCCGAGGTGGCGGCCATCGCCGTACTGGCCTACCTTACCCTTTCGATGCCCTGGCTCTGGGGCATTACCTTGGG TTTGGTCATCACCGCCATCTCCCCGAATGTGGTGGTCACCGTTATGCTTAAGCTGAAGGAGGATCGTCTGGGCCTGAACAGCGGCATACACACCCTCATCTATGCGATGACCACATGCAACGATGTGGTGTCCATCTTCATGTTCGGCGTGATAATCAGCGTCATCTTCTCCACAA CCTCGCTCACACAGCAAGTGCTGCAGGGTCCCATTGGCATTGGAATTGGACTCGTTTTCGGCTATCTGTACGGCATGATGCTCCAGTTCTTGCCATCTCGCAATGCG ACGTACGCAAATGGGCTCCGCTTCGTTCTGACCATCTTGGGCGGCACCATCGCCGTGATGGGCAGCCGCGTCATTGGCTATACGTCGGCCGGTGCCCTGGGATGTGTGATGACTGCCTTTATTGCGAGGATTGGCTGGAGGCGGGAGGAGAGCAAGCTGACACCGCACCAACTGCAGGCCCATCAGATT GCCAGTGTCCCCAAGCGCCTGGATCTACTGTGGAAGTTCCTCAAGCCCGTCTCGTTCGCACTCATCGGcaaggaaattaatttcaacGTGCTGCAGGGCCATGTAATCGGTTATGGGGCATTGCTGGTGCTGGTCGGAAGTTTG TTTCGCTTGggttttgcatatttatcCACATATGGCGGAAATCTGTCGAGAAAGGAACGTGCCTACATTACAATTTCCGGTTTTCCCAAAGCAACTGTCCAA GCGGCGCTGGGTCCCGTGGCCCTGGATCTGGCACGTGCTGCCAGCGTGGCCAACGAAGCGCAGCTGGCCCTGGCGGGCAATGTGCTCATCATCTCGGTGCTGGCGATTATATTCACGGCGCCGCTGGGCGCCATCCTCATGCTGCGGCTAGCTCCGCACTGGCTCAAACATGGCGATGCCGTAGAGGAGGCGGCCACCACTCCCACCTTGCCCGAGGCCCCCGCAAACGCATACAAACGGACATAA
- the Nha2 gene encoding sodium/hydrogen exchanger 9B1 isoform X2: MTQEQGRNGNTAPQDTLSGNSGPPLHTKLDIQKFPEDYNKARTDGNGTGAGGDASAPQNAATIILTPTSLNSTNTTQQNVAGNNGGALPVPVPVPIPGGGVQSEEYKGPKWWRHLVLHWSLISEHVALLVIFLGLWAMAWILLREFSAPQTVIMRIAFLFVGAQLSGILVTFVHLPDMLGMLFFGVLYANLGLANFEGYQGFELFLREMALINIMLLAGLGLDGEAFKRLWLMILRLTLLPTIAEVAAIAVLAYLTLSMPWLWGITLGLVITAISPNVVVTVMLKLKEDRLGLNSGIHTLIYAMTTCNDVVSIFMFGVIISVIFSTTSLTQQVLQGPIGIGIGLVFGYLYGMMLQFLPSRNATYANGLRFVLTILGGTIAVMGSRVIGYTSAGALGCVMTAFIARIGWRREESKLTPHQLQAHQIASVPKRLDLLWKFLKPVSFALIGKEINFNVLQGHVIGYGALLVLVGSLFRLGFAYLSTYGGNLSRKERAYITISGFPKATVQAALGPVALDLARAASVANEAQLALAGNVLIISVLAIIFTAPLGAILMLRLAPHWLKHGDAVEEAATTPTLPEAPANAYKRT, from the exons ATGACACAGGAGCAGGGCAGAAACGGCAACACTGCGCCACAGGACACACTGAGTGGCAACTCTGGCCCGCCGTTGCATACGAAATTAGACATACAAAAATTCCCGGAAGACTACAACAAAGCGCGGACGGATGGAAATGGAACGGGGGCAGGAGGCGATGCCTCCGCCCCACAAAACGCTGCAACAATAATTTTAACGCCGACATCATTAAATTCAACAAatacaacacaacaaaatgttgccgGCAACAATGGGGGAGCCCTGCCCGTGCCCGTACCCGTGCCCATTCCCGGCGGAGGAGTCCAGAGCGAGGAGTACAAAGGACCCAAGTG GTGGCGTCACTTGGTGCTGCATTGGTCCTTGATTTCCGAGCATGTCGCCCTGCTGGTCATCTTTCTCGGTCTTTGGGCCATGGCCTGGATACTGCTGAGGGAATTCTCAGCGCCCCAGACAGTCATCATGCGCATAGCCTTCCTGTTTGTGGGCGCCCAGCTATCCGGAATCCTGGTGACCTTTGTCCACTTGCCCGACATGCTGGGCATGCTCTTCTTTGGCGTGCTCTACGCCAATTTGGGGCTGGCGAATTTCGAAGGCTATCAGGGATTCGAGCTGTTTCTGAG GGAAATGGCCCTGATCAATATCATGCTCCTGGCCGGCCTCGGACTGGACGGGGAGGCGTTTAAGCGGCTGTGGCTTATGATTCTCCGCCTGACGCTGCTGCCTACGATTGCCGAGGTGGCGGCCATCGCCGTACTGGCCTACCTTACCCTTTCGATGCCCTGGCTCTGGGGCATTACCTTGGG TTTGGTCATCACCGCCATCTCCCCGAATGTGGTGGTCACCGTTATGCTTAAGCTGAAGGAGGATCGTCTGGGCCTGAACAGCGGCATACACACCCTCATCTATGCGATGACCACATGCAACGATGTGGTGTCCATCTTCATGTTCGGCGTGATAATCAGCGTCATCTTCTCCACAA CCTCGCTCACACAGCAAGTGCTGCAGGGTCCCATTGGCATTGGAATTGGACTCGTTTTCGGCTATCTGTACGGCATGATGCTCCAGTTCTTGCCATCTCGCAATGCG ACGTACGCAAATGGGCTCCGCTTCGTTCTGACCATCTTGGGCGGCACCATCGCCGTGATGGGCAGCCGCGTCATTGGCTATACGTCGGCCGGTGCCCTGGGATGTGTGATGACTGCCTTTATTGCGAGGATTGGCTGGAGGCGGGAGGAGAGCAAGCTGACACCGCACCAACTGCAGGCCCATCAGATT GCCAGTGTCCCCAAGCGCCTGGATCTACTGTGGAAGTTCCTCAAGCCCGTCTCGTTCGCACTCATCGGcaaggaaattaatttcaacGTGCTGCAGGGCCATGTAATCGGTTATGGGGCATTGCTGGTGCTGGTCGGAAGTTTG TTTCGCTTGggttttgcatatttatcCACATATGGCGGAAATCTGTCGAGAAAGGAACGTGCCTACATTACAATTTCCGGTTTTCCCAAAGCAACTGTCCAA GCGGCGCTGGGTCCCGTGGCCCTGGATCTGGCACGTGCTGCCAGCGTGGCCAACGAAGCGCAGCTGGCCCTGGCGGGCAATGTGCTCATCATCTCGGTGCTGGCGATTATATTCACGGCGCCGCTGGGCGCCATCCTCATGCTGCGGCTAGCTCCGCACTGGCTCAAACATGGCGATGCCGTAGAGGAGGCGGCCACCACTCCCACCTTGCCCGAGGCCCCCGCAAACGCATACAAACGGACATAA
- the Or94b gene encoding odorant receptor 94b, translating into MQSTDRIAAVRFLITVQRWTGLLKWQDENSHDLRTWVKRIYPFALHLPLTFTYIGLMWLEALTSADFEQAGQVLYMSVTELALISKLINIWYRREQVAGFIHELDGDPAYELGNHEEREFWHRQQMHFQRIFYFYIRGSLFVAAMGFSSVFFQEEYELPFGYYVPFEWRTPERYYYAWGYNVIAMTLCCLSNILLDTMGCYFMFQIALLYRVMNLRLQALHRTPERESAPRLRAIFRLHTRVRRLTRQCEVLVSPYVLSQVVFSAFIICFSAYRLVHMGFRERPGLFLTTLQFVAVMIVQIFLPCYYGNELTFHASALTDSVFRTNWLEYSVPTRKLLNCYMEFLKRPVKVRAGVFFEIGLPIFVKTINNAYSFFALLLKVSK; encoded by the exons ATGCAGTCCACGGATCGTATTGCTGCTGTTCGGTTTCTGATTACGGTCCAGCGCTGGACGGGGCTCCTGAAATGGCAGGATGAGAATAGTCATGACCTCCGGACATGGGTCAAGCGCATTTATCCGTTTGCCCTGCATCTGCCGCTGACTTTCACCTACATTGGCCTGATGTGGCTGGAGGCACTCACCTCCGCGGACTTCGAGCAGGCTGGCCAGGTGCTGTACATGTCGGTGACGGAACTGGCGCTTATCTCCAAGCTCATCAACATCTGGTATAGGCGAGAGCAGGTGGCAGGGTTCATTCACGAACTGGATGGCGATCCCGCCTACGAGCTAGGCAACCACGAGGAAAGGGAGTTCTGGCACCGCCAGCAGATGCACTTCCAGCGCATCTTCTACTTCTACATCCGGGGCAGCCTGTTCGTGGCTGCGATGGGCTTTTCCAGCGTGTTCTTTCAGGAGGAGTACGAGCTGCCCTTCGGCTACTACGTGCCGTTCGAGTGGCGCACCCCGGAGCGCTACTACTACGCCTGGGGCTACAACGTGATTGCCATGACGCTGTGCTGTTTGTCCAACATCCTGCTCGACACCATGGGCTGCTACTTTATGTTCCAGATCGCCCTGCTCTATCGGGTGATGAACCTCCGCCTGCAGGCCCTGCATCGGACCCCGGAGAGGGAGTCCGCGCCCAGGCTGCGTGCCATTTTCCGGCTGCACACACGAGTGCGCCGCCTGACGCGACAGTGCGAGGTACTGGTCTCCCCCTACGTCCTCTCGCAGGTGGTGTTTAGCGCCTTCATCATCTGCTTCAGTGCCTATCGGCTGGTCCACATGGGCTTCAGGGAGCGGCCGGGTCTCTTCCTCACGACCCTGCAGTTTGTGGCCGTAATGATTGTCCAGATATTCCTGCCCTGCTACTACGGCAACGAGCTGACCTTCCATGCCAGCGCCCTCACCGACAGCGTGTTCCGCACCAATTGGCTGGAGTACTCGGTGCCCACCCGTAAGCTGCTCAACTGCTACATGGAGTTCCTGAAGCGACCCGTCAAGGTGCGAGCCGGAGTCTTCTTCGAAATTGGCCTGCCCATATTTGTCAAG ACAATCAACAATGCCTACAGTTTCTTTGCCCTGCTCTTGAAAGTATCCAAGTAA
- the Or94a gene encoding odorant receptor 94a: MDSHKERIESMHLILQVMRLFGLWPWSLSEGDHWTVWGFVRRNYRFLLHLPITFTFIGLMWLEAFVSSNLEQAGQVLYMSITEMALVVKILSIWHHRSAAWQLMHEFQQAPELRLRSQEEQSFWQREQRYFKWFFYIYILISLGVVYSGCTGVLFLKEYELPFAYYVPFEWRNERGYWFAYGYDMAGMTLTCISNITLDTLGCYFLFHISLLHRLLGMRLRALKSTADETYFGQELRQIFEMHQSVRRLTHTCQAIVSPYILSQIILSALIICFSGYRLQHVGIRANPGQFIAMLQFVSVMILQIYLPCYYGNEITVYAHQLTNEVYHTNWLHCRPPLRKLLNGYMEHLKKPVAIRAGNFFAVGLPIFVKVLIE, from the exons ATGGACAGCCACAAGGAACGCATTGAGTCCATGCACCTGATTCTTCAGGTCATGCGACTGTTCGGCCTCTGGCCCTGGTCTCTGTCCGAGGGGGACCACTGGACGGTGTGGGGTTTCGTGCGGCGAAACTATCGCTTTCTGCTGCATCTTCCCATAACATTCACCTTCATCGGACTCATGTGGCTGGAGGCCTTCGTCTCGAGCAACCTCGAGCAGGCGGGCCAAGTGCTGTACATGTCCATCACGGAGATGGCGCTGGTCGTTAAGATTCTCAGCATTTGGCATCACCGCTCGGCCGCCTGGCAGCTGATGCACGAGTTCCAGCAGGCCCCAGAGCTCCGCCTGCGCTcccaggaggagcagagcTTCTGGCAGCGGGAGCAGCGCTACTTCAAGTGGTTCTTCTACATCTACATACTCATCAGCCTGGGCGTGGTCTACAGCGGCTGTACTGGGGTGCTCTTTCTGAAGGAGTACGAGCTGCCGTTCGCCTACTACGTGCCCTTCGAGTGGCGCAACGAGCGGGGCTATTGGTTCGCCTATGGCTACGATATGGCGGGCATGACTCTGACCTGCATCTCAAACATTACACTGGACACCCTGGGCTGCTATTTCCTGTTCCACATCTCCCTGCTCCACCGACTGCTGGGCATGCGATTGAGGGCATTGAAGAGTACAGCGGATGAGACCTACTTTGGCCAGGAGCTGCGTCAGATCTTCGAGATGCATCAGAGCGTGCGCAG GTTGACTCACACCTGCCAGGCTATAGTATCGCCGTATATACTCTCCCAGATTATTCTGAGTGCCCTGATCATCTGCTTCAGCGGCTATCGACTCCAGCATGTGGGCATCCGGGCCAATCCTGGCCAATTCATAGCAATGCTGCAGTTTGTCAGCGTAATGATCCTGCAGATCTATCTGCCCTGCTACTACGGCAACGAGATCACCGTCTATGCCCACCAGCTGACCAACGAGGTCTACCACACCAACTGGCTCCACTGCAGGCCCCCCCTCCGCAAGCTGCTCAACGGGTACATGGAGCACCTGAAGAAGCCAGTCGCCATCAGAGCTGGCAACTTCTTTGCCGTTGGTTTGCCAATTTTCGTAAAGGTTCTTATCGAATAG